The stretch of DNA GCGCCCCCCAAACCATCTTGCAGGCTAAGCGGTAGCCGACATAGAGTGAGGGGCATGCCATCACGCCTtgctcaacagcagcaagcttcGCAAAGCACCTGCTCGTTCTGAGTACTATCATCCTCAGCCACGTTGAGCAAACATGTTCTTTGACCGAAGAAGTGCAGCTGAACCAACGAAGCCTTGACCACGCGATGTCGAAGGCATCGACAACGGTCGGAAAGATGCTGGTCGCGCCTGCGGCTTACGAAGCCCAATCAAGTTAGGTCCAAACAAACCATCAAATGAGCCAGAGTTTACCCCAGTATCGATATCCGTCCCACCACCAGTCCACCACCAACAATGTCTGAAGTGGAGAAACGTCGGGCATCCGCCGAGTTCGACATTTCAAGCAAAAAGAAGCGCAACGACGACCAAGAGGAGGACCTGGCAGAGGAGATGTCGTTGGTGAAGGAAAATGTCGACGCACAAATCAACCACGAGGCCGCTCTGAAATACTGGGCAGAACAGCCCGCCAACGACACTGGAGTCCTCGGTGGCTATCCCGAAGTCAGTCGCGTAGACTTGCAAGGCAGCGCGAACTTCCTTGCCAAACTCCGCCGCTCATCGAAGCAATACCCTCCGTCAAGCGGAAAGCTACCTCGCGTCGTCGATACGGGAGCAGGAATTGGGCGGGTCACGAAGGGGTTCTTGAGCAATGTGGCACAAACCGTTGATATCGTTGAGCCGGTGGAGGTACTGTCTCGGCAGATCAAAGATGAACCTTGCGTGGGCACAATATACAATGTCGGACTCGAGGATTGGACACCGGAGGTCAAATACGATCTGATATGGAATCAGTGGTGCGTGGGACAAATTCGCGATGCACAGCTTGTTGCATATCTCAAGCGAGTCACACCATTCTTGAATCCTGGAGGCTGGATCATCGTCAAAGAGAACCTCAGCAACCATCATCTTGGGGAGGATGTGTTTGATGAGACCGACAGCTCCGTTACCAGGACCGATGCACACTTCAGGCAGATTTgggaagaagctggcttgaAGCTTGTGAGTACGGAGCTCCAGAAAGGCTTCCCAAAGGTGTTGTATCCAGTGCGAGCCTATGCATTACAACCGAAGTAGGCTTCCTCTACGCGACAGATTGAAACGACGGCCGAAGAGCAAGTCGGAATAGTGTGATAACTGTCCAGGACCAGAAGATGCAGCTACGCGTCTGTCGGTTTGCTCTTGTCTGCGTGACAACGATTCCCCTGAAGGTAGAGAATTGCAGCGCCTATCTGCAATTAACGAACTTCCACAATCCTCGGGTTCCATCAAACAGCCGAGCAATCGAGCAGAAAAGATGCAGTACTAGCTGTGGTCGCAAGGTGACATCGCGCACAATTTCCAAACTCGCGCTGAGGTCGGGTTACAGATGGACAAAGGGCGGCCAAGGAGACGTGCTCGCTGAATACGAAGGCTCTGTGTCCAGCTCGACAGTCATGCGGtccaagctcaagaagagcGAAATTGCCTGTTTGGTGGTCTGAGACAGCGGCGAACATCAGCCCAGCTTAGGGAGAATAGTCGACTCTTGCAGATAGCTAAGAACGATCGGAGGAAGCACTCGTTGTCACGCCAGCGGCCATGAAGCTCGTTACGAAGCCACAGATGAAATATTGGGCCAATCTCATGAGCCCGTCTCACTAAGCGCGCAGAGCAGCAGTTGTATCAGTATGGAATTGATGATCGCTGCTGACGCTCACATTCAACGCTGTCTTCGTCGAGGCAATGAACTGCAAACCTGGTGATACATTTACTTTCTGAACTCTTTTCCGTCTATTTTGCTATACACATGGGACTGGACTGAATATGCTACAAGCTGATCAGAGCTCAGCTATAAACCAGGTAAACCCTAGGCAGGCATTACTGGACGAGGAGGCTTTGTAATCTGCTTTCCGCGGCAATGACCTGAATTCGCTGTTAGCATAGCTGCTCTGCCATGGGAAAGAAGTAAATGGTGTGTACTCACATCAATAGCTTGCTGGACCTCAAGCACCCTCCTACACTCACCCACCCAATCTCTGCTCAGTACGCCGGCCCATCCCTTGAGTCCGTTCATTTCACGTGCTGCGGCATCCAAATTGCCCTCTTCCAAGAGAACTTCTGTCCGTGCCAGCGTCGCCTCAACATCGTCACCCTCTGGCAGTCCTCGGTCTGCTTTCTTTTGGAACATGAGCTTGCTCAGTACAGCTGAAGCCGCGTGACTAGCTACGCCCGCATCCTCGGGCAGCAGGCTTGCCTTGCGGACTTCCGATGCCACGCGTCGGAAACGATCGATCAGGTGGGCCGACGATGGGATACCGCGTTGATAAGCCGCAGGGTTGATGGAAGCGATAGCAGCA from Cercospora beticola chromosome 1, complete sequence encodes:
- a CDS encoding uncharacterized protein (BUSCO:EOG09262SWJ); the encoded protein is MSEVEKRRASAEFDISSKKKRNDDQEEDLAEEMSLVKENVDAQINHEAALKYWAEQPANDTGVLGGYPEVSRVDLQGSANFLAKLRRSSKQYPPSSGKLPRVVDTGAGIGRVTKGFLSNVAQTVDIVEPVEVLSRQIKDEPCVGTIYNVGLEDWTPEVKYDLIWNQWCVGQIRDAQLVAYLKRVTPFLNPGGWIIVKENLSNHHLGEDVFDETDSSVTRTDAHFRQIWEEAGLKLVSTELQKGFPKVLYPVRAYALQPK